From Salvia splendens isolate huo1 chromosome 3, SspV2, whole genome shotgun sequence, a single genomic window includes:
- the LOC121796046 gene encoding DEAD-box ATP-dependent RNA helicase 40-like — MATAEASPSTLGPRYAPDDPTLPEPWKGLIDGSTGLLYYWNPETNVTQYEKPTALPPPLPLGPPPKMNPIPGARALQPVNVQTPQSQQSIQAQPSHGHISSSSLQPQVASQTPPGQLQGSHLGPGMQHGHLAPEQVRPQMPQQPGHQLPSQMGQMPMQSGQHGHPQSMHPMPMQQGHQAPYPYMQPMTHAQQGQMYPGAPMGPPHGFQFTHQHPQYTMHQQKIPSQGPPSSSEHSQHLIQGQQLPQKQDQKIEPGQRDDTDSQQGRQPGFSPAHQQFMQGQQFPHLREQKAGIPPRDDVENQQVNQAGFSPAQNLPQKMSMQANQNTQYGGSLVNVQPNNPSVHLQQTVPELAHPQHVSGFQNHIGSGTMHGQQQNQPPVGSNMPYEENQFGRPKNPYLYNTPKDLNVVPNQPPFPLSRNQQDPRIGDFPSPNVAPNLPGRLNVRGPPLPGGFGHSPSGHQFPNTAIVRPPVAMMGPSDSIHLSAADIYRQKHEVTASGENVPPPFMTFEAAGFPPELLQEMHAAGFAAPTPIQAQSWPIAEQSRDIVAIAKTGSGKTLGYLVPAFFHLRKLRNNPQNGPTVLVLAPTRELATQIQDEAIKFGRSSRVSCTCLYGGASKGAQLKELDRGADIVVATPGRLNDILEMKRIDFRQVSLLVLDEADRMLDMGFEPQIRKIVNEIPPRRQTLMYTATWPKEVRKIASDLLVNPVQVNIGRVDELAANKSITQHVELVPDMDKQRRLEQILRSQEPGSKIIIFCSTKKLCDHLARSLGRNFGAAAIHGDKSQGERDWVLNQFRNGRSPILVATDVAARGLDIRDIRVVINYDFPTGVEDYVHRIGRTGRAGASGISFTFFSEQDWKHAPDLVKVLEGANQAVPPEIRDIALRGGPGFGKDRGMMNRFEPSDGGGGRWDSGGRGGRGGMRDGGFGGRGGMREGGFGGWGGMRDGGFGGRGGMRESGLGGRGGISMRDGNFGGRGGGRDDSFGGASGPRGGWDRGGRGGHDRLNNFDGRGRGARGRGRGRFDSNRRDGNSDRSRGRSFSRSPDRVRTWDVSRSSSRSRSRSRSRGRSRSYSRSRSRSRSWSRSRSPRSSRSRSPRYNRSRSRSYERYERKPRKSKFDQMDPDAGIGMLPIAPVASQQVPAVAAGDLGLPAGATVPSNPHSEL; from the exons ATGGCCACTGCCGAGGCATCGCCTAGTACACTTGGGCCCAGATATGCTCCGGATGATCCAACTTTACCTGAACCTTGGAAAGGATTAATTGATGGAAGTACAGGTCTTTTATATTACTGGAATCCTGAGACAAATGTAACTCAGTACGAAAAACCCACGGCTCTGCCACCTCCTTTACCACTTGGGCCACCTCCTAAGATGAATCCTATCCCAGGTGCTAGAGCATTGCAGCCGGTGAATGTTCAAACCCCTCAAAGTCAGCAGAGTATACAGGCACAACCTTCACATGGGCATATCTCGAGCTCGTCTTTGCAGCCACAGGTAGCATCACAGACACCCCCTGGGCAGCTGCAGGGGTCTCATTTGGGGCCTGGAATGCAACATGGCCATTTAGCTCCAGAACAAGTCAGACCTCAAATGCCGCAACAACCTGGTCACCAACTGCCGTCTCAGATGGGGCAAATGCCTATGCAGTCAGGGCAACATGGGCATCCGCAGTCAATGCACCCAATGCCAATGCAACAGGGGCATCAAGCTCCTTATCCTTATATGCAGCCAATGACGCATGCTCAGCAGGGACAAATGTACCCTGGTGCACCGATGGGACCTCCACATGGTTTCCAGTTCACACATCAGCATCCACAATATACAATGCATCAACAGAAGATTCCCTCACAAGGGCCACCAAGTTCCTCTGAACATTCTCAGCATCTAATTCAGGGGCAACAGTTGCCACAGAAACAAGACCAAAAGATTGAACCTGGCCAGAGAGATGATACTGATTCTCAGCAGGGAAGACAGCCTGGGTTTTCTCCAGCACACCAGCAATTTATGCAGGGGCAACAATTTCCTCATCTCCGAGAGCAGAAAGCTGGAATTCCTCCTAGAGATGATGTTGAGAATCAGCAAGTAAATCAGGCTGGGTTTTCACCAGCTCAGAACTTGCCTCAGAAGATGAGCATGCAAGCAAACCAAAATACACAGTATGGTGGATCACTTGTTAACGTGCAACCAAACAACCCATCAGTGCATTTGCAGCAGACAGTGCCAGAGTTGGCACACCCACAACATGTTTCTGGGTTTCAAAATCATATTGGCTCAGGTACGATGCATGGCCAGCAGCAGAACCAGCCGCCTGTTGGGTCAAATATGCCCTATGAAGAAAACCAATTTGGAAGGCCTAAGAATCCGTATCTTTACAACACCCCCAAAGATCTCAATGTTGTACCTAATCAACCGCCATTTCCCCTGTCAAGAAACCAGCAG GACCCTAGAATTGGAGATTTCCCTTCTCCAAATGTTGCACCAAATCTTCCAGGGAGATTGAATGTCCGGGGCCCACCTTTGCCTGGTGGCTTTGGTCATTCCCCAAGTGGCCATCAATTTCCAAACACTGCTATTGTGAGGCCTCCTGTAGCTATGATGGGACCTTCAGATTCTATTCATTTATCAGCTGCAGATATTTACCGACAAAAGCATGAAGTGACAGCCTCG GGCGAAAATGTTCCTCCTCCATTTATGACATTTGAGGCTGCTGGTTTTCCACCGGAGCTACTGCAGGAA ATGCATGCTGCTGGTTTTGCTGCTCCTACACCAATTCAGGCACAATCATGGCCTATTGCTGAACAGAGCAGAGACATAGTTGCTATTGCAAAGACAGGTTCTGGGAAAACACTGGGATATTTGGTCCCTGCATTCTTTCACCTTAGGAAACTACGTAACAACCCTCAGAATGGCCCAACTGTGTTGGTCTTGGCTCCAACACGGGAGCTTGCCACTCAAATCCAGGATGAAGCAATTAAATTTGGCCGATCATCTAGAGTCTCTTGCACG TGTTTGTATGGTGGTGCTTCAAAAGGCGCACAATTGAAAGAGCTAGACCGGGGAGCAGATATTGTTGTGGCAACTCCTGGAAGACTCAATGACATCCTTGAAATGAAGAGGATTGACTTTAGGCAGGTCTCCCTCCTTGTTCTGGATGAGGCTGATAGAATGTTGGACATGGGATTTGAGCCGCAAATTCGCAAGATTGTCAATGAGATTCCACCAAGAAGGCAAACTCTTATGTACACTGCAACATGGCCAAAAGAAGTTCGAAAAATAGCAAGTGACCTTCTTGTGAATCCTGTTCAGGTTAATATTGGCAGGGTTGACGAACTTGCTGCAAATAAGTCCATTACACAG CATGTTGAACTAGTTCCTGATATGGACAAACAGAGACGCTTGGAGCAAATTCTTAGATCCCAAGAACCTGGCTCCAAAATCATTATATTCTGTTCCACTAAAAAGTTGTGTGACCATCTTGCGCGTAGTCTTGGGCGTAATTTTGGTGCTGCTGCAATTCATGGAGACAAATCTCAAGGAGAGAGAGATTGGGTTTTGAATCAGTTCCGGAATGGGCGGTCTCCAATTCTTGTTGCTACTGATGTTGCAGCGCGAGGGCTTGATATAAGAGATATAAG GGTAGTGATCAATTATGACTTCCCTACTGGTGTTGAAGACTATGTTCATCGCATTGGACGAACGGGGAGAGCTGGTGCTTCAGGAATCTCCTTTACATTCTTCTCAGAGCAGGACTGGAAACATGCTCCTGATCTTGTCAAAGTTTTGGAGGGGGCCAACCAAGCGGTGCCTCCGGAAATAAGGGACATAGCATTACGAGGTGGGCCCGGATTTGGCAAGGATCGTGGCATGATGAATCGTTTTGAGCCTTCTGATGGTGGTGGTGGGCGTTGGGATTCTGGTGGTCGTGGTGGCCGTGGCGGGATGAGAGATGGTGGGTTTGGTGGACGCGGAGGGATGAGGGAAGGTGGTTTTGGTGGATGGGGTGGGATGAGAGATGGTGGGTTTGGAGGACGTGGAGGGATGAGAGAGAGTGGCCTTGGAGGGCGTGGAGGGATTAGTATGAGGGATGGAAATTTTGGTGGTCGTGGTGGTGGGAGGGACGACAGCTTTGGCGGTGCTTCAGGTCCTCGTGGTGGTTGGGACAGAGGTGGCCGTGGTGGACACGATCGTCTCAATAACTTTGATGGACGAGGACGGGGTGCTAGAGGGAGGGGGCGAGGAAGATTTGATAGCAACAGAAGAGATGGCAACTCAGACAGAAGTAGAGGTAGGAGTTTTAGCCGCAGTCCTGATAGAGTTCGAACGTGGGATGTTAGTCGGAGCTCAAGTAGAAGTAGAAGCAGAAGCAGAAGCCGGGGCAGGAGCCGGAGTTATAGCAGAAGTCGTAGCCGGAGCAGAAGCTGGTCACGTAGCCGTAGTCCAAGGAGCAGCCGCAGTCGCAGCCCAAGATACAACCGAAGCCGGAGTCGAAGTTATGAGAGATACGAGAGAAAGCCAAGGAAATCCAAGTTTGATCAGATGGACCCAGATGCTGGAATTGGAATGCTGCCAATTGCTCCTGTTGCATCGCAGCAAGTTCCAGCCGTTGCAGCTGGTGATCTCGGCCTCCCCGCTGGGGCAACCGTGCCGAGCAACCCGCATTCGGAGCTGTAG
- the LOC121793400 gene encoding polygalacturonase At1g48100-like, producing the protein MKPLHILFLLIIAIQNVANFTNAKMHHHSPKKHKHSRKLSHAPAPAPTYPPSIPSDPSYGPTQPDTDTNTTCIFDVTEFGACGDGSTDDTEAFRAAWKAACQVENAVVLAPSGLEFMIISTIFSGPCQPGLVFQIDGVVMPPDGPECWPEKDSHQQWLVFYRLDDMTLTGTGTIEGNGQKWWDLPCKPHKGPNGSTLPGPCDSPALIRFFMSSNLVVTGLRIQNSPKFHMKFDGCEGVLIDKLSISSPKLSPNTDGIHIENTKAVGIYNSVIANGDDCISIGPGCSDVDIEAVTCGPSHGISIGSLGVHNSRACVSNITVRNAFIRDSDNGLRIKTWQGGTGSVSNIFFENIQMENVRNCVLIDQYYCLTKECRNETSAVYLTDVTYRNIKGTYDVRSPPIHFACSDSIACTNITMSEVELLPYEGVLVDDPFCWNAYGVQETLTIPPIDCLLDGMPQTLAENSLYGC; encoded by the exons ATGAAGCCTCTGCATATATTGTTTCTATTGATCATTGCAATTCAAAATGTTGCTAATTTTACAAATGCTAAGATGCATCACCACTCACCCAAGAAGCATAAGCATTCAAGAAAACTCTCCCATGCCCCTGCCCCTGCCCCTACCTACCCACCCTCCATCCCGTCCGACCCGAGCTACGGCCCGACCCAACCCGACACAGACACTAACACGACCTGCATTTTCGACGTGACTGAGTTTGGGGCTTGCGGGGATGGCTCCACCGATGACACGGAGGCCTTCAGGGCCGCCTGGAAGGCGGCCTGCCAGGTGGAGAACGCTGTCGTTCTCGCGCCCTCGGGCCTCGAGTTCATGATCATTTCCACCATCTTTTCCGGGCCTTGCCAGCCCGGACTTGTTTTCCAA atTGATGGAGTGGTGATGCCTCCTGATGGGCCGGAGTGCTGGCCGGAAAAGGACAGCCACCAGCAGTGGTTGGTGTTCTATCGTCTCGACGATATGACACTGACCGGAACTGGAACCATAGAAGGCAATGGCCAGAAATGGTGGGATCTTCCCTGCAAGCCTCATAAG GGTCCTAATGGATCGACATTGCCTGGACCATGTGACAGCCCTGCG CTAATTCGTTTCTTCATGAGCTCCAACTTGGTAGTGACCGGTTTGCGCATCCAAAATAGTCCTAAATTCCACATGAAGTTTGACGGGTGCGAGGGCGTGTTGATCGATAAATTGTCGATATCTTCGCCCAAGTTGAGCCCCAACACTGACGGAATTCATATCGAGAACACGAAAGCCGTCGGCATATACAACTCCGTGATCGCTAACG GGGATGATTGCATCTCAATCGGGCCGGGTTGTTCGGACGTCGATATCGAAGCCGTCACATGTGGGCCCAGTCACGGAATCAG CATAGGGAGCTTGGGTGTGCACAATTCTCGTGCATGCGTATCGAACATAACAGTTCGAAACGCATTCATAAGGGACTCCGACAATGGGTTGAGGATCAAGACATGGCAGGGCGGGACGGGGTCCGTCTCCAACATTTTCTTTGAGAACATCCAAATGGAGAACGTGAGAAACTGTGTGCTCATCGATCAGTACTATTGTCTAACCAAGGAGTGCAGGAACGAGACATCGGCCGTATACTTGACAGACGTGACATACAGGAACATAAAGGGAACCTACGACGTTAGGAGCCCGCCGATACACTTTGCATGCAGCGACAGCATTGCGTGCACGAACATCACAATGTCCGAGGTCGAGCTCCTTCCCTATGAGGGCGTTTTGGTGGACGATCCCTTTTGTTGGAATGCGTATGGTGTACAAGAAACACTCACCATACCTCCAATCGATTGTTTGCTTGATGGGATGCCTCAAACACTAGCTGAGAATTCTTTGTATGGTTGCTAA